The Neobacillus sp. OS1-2 genome includes a window with the following:
- a CDS encoding RNase H family protein, whose translation MIEVFIDGASAGNPGQSGAGVFIKANGKSEKYSIPLGNMTNHEAEFHAFIEALKICLTKGLIHSVVSFRTDSQLVNMSVEKAFVKNKLYAPLLKEALDLTKEIDLFFMKWIPSSENKVADELARLAIQKNSSKESNKLL comes from the coding sequence TTGATTGAAGTCTTTATTGATGGGGCAAGTGCTGGTAACCCTGGTCAGAGCGGTGCTGGGGTTTTTATTAAGGCTAACGGCAAGTCAGAAAAATATTCAATCCCGCTTGGCAATATGACAAACCATGAGGCAGAATTTCACGCTTTTATTGAGGCTTTGAAAATTTGCTTAACAAAAGGCTTAATCCATTCGGTTGTCTCTTTTCGAACGGATTCCCAATTAGTCAATATGTCCGTTGAAAAAGCGTTTGTTAAAAACAAATTGTATGCCCCCCTGCTTAAAGAAGCCCTAGATTTAACGAAAGAGATCGATTTATTTTTTATGAAATGGATCCCAAGTAGTGAAAACAAAGTGGCCGATGAACTGGCACGATTGGCGATACAAAAAAACTCAAGCAAGGAGTCCAATAAACTGTTATGA
- a CDS encoding reverse transcriptase-like protein has product MKYRLEWNYKVKSNEKIQCSSEWISGELALQMGEELEGTGKVNDLYFYDENGTSWIIKEMKKLLAEIEEDPHEITVFFDGGFNKETNQAGLGAVIFFKQGKKKYRIRANERVYEMETNNEAEYAAFYYALNILEDLGVHHLSCEFKGDSQGILKQLEGEWPCYEEALNRWLDRIEEKMKLLGLLPKFTVIPRKDNKEADKLATQALEGKEIFAKTLIL; this is encoded by the coding sequence ATGAAATATAGGCTTGAGTGGAACTATAAAGTAAAGAGTAATGAAAAAATACAATGTTCATCTGAATGGATTTCAGGAGAATTAGCCTTACAAATGGGTGAAGAGCTCGAGGGAACCGGCAAAGTCAATGATTTATATTTTTATGATGAAAATGGGACATCTTGGATTATAAAAGAAATGAAAAAACTATTGGCAGAGATTGAAGAGGATCCTCATGAGATTACCGTTTTTTTTGACGGCGGATTTAATAAGGAAACAAACCAGGCAGGGCTTGGAGCTGTAATCTTTTTTAAACAAGGAAAAAAGAAATACCGTATCCGTGCCAACGAACGGGTTTATGAAATGGAAACCAACAATGAAGCGGAGTATGCCGCATTTTATTATGCATTAAATATTTTAGAGGATTTGGGTGTTCATCACCTTTCTTGTGAATTTAAAGGGGATTCTCAAGGGATATTAAAGCAGCTCGAGGGAGAATGGCCATGTTATGAGGAAGCACTTAATCGCTGGTTAGATCGGATTGAGGAGAAAATGAAGCTGTTAGGATTGCTGCCAAAATTTACGGTAATTCCTAGAAAGGATAACAAGGAAGCAGATAAATTGGCCACCCAAGCTTTAGAAGGGAAAGAAATCTTCGCCAAAACGTTAATTCTATGA
- a CDS encoding DUF6123 family protein — MGERNGLSVRTVEEYLHYLNGKGFQFQEDAIGFIFFGKHYTNAPDEMINIAIELTLKAQKSFDGSFYMSLLETFISNEIYTRQAAINFVTEQELLVI, encoded by the coding sequence ATGGGAGAGAGGAATGGGTTATCAGTGCGGACAGTTGAAGAGTATTTGCACTATTTGAATGGAAAGGGATTTCAATTTCAAGAAGATGCTATTGGCTTTATTTTCTTTGGGAAACATTATACAAACGCTCCCGATGAAATGATAAATATTGCAATTGAGTTAACGTTAAAGGCACAAAAGAGTTTTGATGGCAGTTTCTATATGTCATTGTTGGAAACATTCATTTCAAACGAGATTTATACGCGGCAAGCAGCAATTAATTTTGTAACGGAACAAGAATTACTTGTCATATAA
- a CDS encoding DMT family transporter, with translation MKKPIFADLSLLLVTFIWGTTFVLVQNAIDFLPPFAFNGIRFFIAAILLILCLLIFEKKQFKQLNLKLIGSGVFIGFWLFLGYVTQTIGLLYTTTSKAGFITGLSVVLVPLFSMFLLKQYPSKNAIIGVITATIGLFLLTMTDVSSLNIGDGFVFICAISFAMHIILTGKFSSQYPTLLLTAIQITTVAILSMGSSFIFEEWKKSLTPAVLLSQNVIIALIITSVFATALAFFIQTNFQKYTSATRVALIFAMEPVFAAIAGYLWAQERLAIGALFGCSLIFMGMILAELPVNRIPLFRKNKELEG, from the coding sequence ATGAAAAAACCCATTTTTGCAGATCTAAGTCTGCTTCTTGTCACTTTTATCTGGGGTACAACTTTTGTGCTTGTCCAAAATGCAATTGATTTTCTGCCGCCTTTTGCCTTTAACGGAATCCGCTTTTTCATTGCAGCGATTTTACTCATCCTTTGTCTGCTCATTTTCGAGAAAAAGCAGTTTAAACAATTGAATCTGAAATTGATTGGTTCAGGGGTTTTTATTGGATTTTGGCTTTTTCTTGGATATGTCACACAAACCATCGGCCTTTTATATACCACTACGTCAAAGGCAGGATTTATCACTGGTCTAAGTGTCGTTTTAGTACCCTTATTCTCGATGTTTTTACTCAAGCAGTATCCAAGTAAGAATGCGATTATTGGCGTTATAACGGCCACGATCGGCTTATTTTTACTAACTATGACGGACGTATCATCATTAAATATAGGTGATGGGTTTGTATTTATTTGTGCAATTAGCTTTGCAATGCACATAATTTTAACAGGCAAATTTAGCAGTCAGTACCCGACGTTATTATTGACAGCTATTCAAATCACAACCGTTGCAATCCTTTCGATGGGCTCTTCTTTTATTTTTGAGGAATGGAAAAAATCACTTACGCCAGCTGTCCTTTTATCACAAAATGTTATCATTGCCTTAATCATAACAAGTGTGTTTGCAACTGCACTTGCCTTCTTTATTCAAACGAATTTCCAAAAGTATACATCAGCAACAAGGGTGGCATTAATTTTTGCAATGGAACCAGTATTTGCGGCAATTGCTGGCTATTTATGGGCTCAGGAACGATTAGCTATTGGCGCCCTATTCGGTTGCAGCCTTATTTTTATGGGAATGATCTTAGCTGAACTCCCGGTTAATAGAATACCTTTATTTAGAAAAAATAAGGAACTCGAAGGCTAA
- a CDS encoding zinc-finger domain-containing protein, with the protein MKHSVRKQLFSQVESMINQYCDGCFLHQQLKKDGGRRVAHRFCITQCTVGEKLQEYGNKLK; encoded by the coding sequence ATGAAGCATTCAGTTAGAAAACAACTATTTAGCCAAGTAGAGAGCATGATTAATCAATACTGTGATGGCTGTTTTTTGCATCAGCAGCTTAAGAAAGATGGCGGACGAAGAGTAGCGCATCGTTTTTGTATTACTCAATGCACAGTAGGAGAAAAGCTTCAAGAATACGGGAATAAACTAAAATGA